A section of the Arcobacter roscoffensis genome encodes:
- a CDS encoding aminoacetone oxidase family FAD-binding enzyme, whose product MYDIAIIGAGASGLMFASNLNKRVFKNVCIIESNAKIGAKIKVSGGAKCNITNELVSEKNYLGDRSLVKDLLKDFSKNETLEFLNKNGVKPNLNPKIVKGTYFCKSSQDVIDMFTKLTSHIKKYLNTKVLDISYENDVFKIKTNNKTIEAKKVVVSSGGLSYASLGASSIAFDIAKKFGHTIEKLEPALVGFTVQKEQFWFKNLSGVSTYVNTYVDGKKFEGSFLFAHKGCSGPVILTSSLYWKKGKLAIDFLPKTDLSKLLKGNKKISSALPFAKRFTSEFLNSIDLKDKAVSELSTEEKEKLELLKYYEFSPAGNFGYTKAEVTKGGINTDEIQHNNFESKKQKNLYFIGECLNITGELGGFNFQVSFSEAIRCARNI is encoded by the coding sequence ATCTACGATATAGCAATTATTGGTGCAGGAGCAAGCGGTTTGATGTTTGCTTCAAATTTAAATAAAAGAGTATTTAAAAATGTTTGTATTATTGAATCAAATGCAAAAATTGGTGCGAAAATAAAAGTTTCTGGTGGTGCTAAGTGTAATATCACAAATGAATTAGTAAGTGAGAAGAATTATTTAGGAGATAGAAGTTTGGTAAAAGATTTACTTAAAGACTTTTCAAAAAATGAAACTTTAGAGTTTTTGAATAAAAATGGTGTTAAACCTAATCTTAATCCTAAGATTGTAAAAGGAACTTACTTTTGTAAATCATCACAAGATGTTATAGATATGTTTACAAAATTAACTTCACATATCAAAAAGTATTTAAATACTAAAGTTCTAGATATTTCTTATGAAAATGATGTTTTTAAGATTAAAACAAATAATAAAACAATTGAAGCAAAAAAAGTTGTAGTATCAAGTGGTGGTTTATCATATGCTAGTTTAGGGGCTTCTTCTATTGCTTTTGATATAGCTAAAAAATTTGGTCATACAATAGAAAAACTTGAGCCTGCACTTGTCGGTTTTACTGTTCAAAAAGAGCAATTCTGGTTTAAAAATTTATCAGGTGTTTCAACTTATGTAAATACTTATGTTGATGGAAAAAAATTTGAAGGTTCATTTTTATTTGCTCACAAAGGCTGTTCGGGGCCTGTTATTTTAACTAGTTCATTATATTGGAAAAAAGGAAAATTAGCTATTGATTTTCTTCCTAAAACTGACTTGTCAAAATTATTAAAAGGTAACAAGAAAATATCTTCAGCTCTTCCTTTTGCTAAAAGATTTACAAGTGAGTTTTTAAATTCAATTGATTTAAAAGACAAAGCTGTAAGTGAACTAAGTACAGAAGAGAAAGAGAAGTTAGAGCTTTTAAAATATTATGAATTCTCACCTGCTGGTAATTTTGGATACACAAAAGCAGAAGTAACAAAAGGTGGTATAAATACAGATGAAATCCAACATAATAACTTTGAAAGTAAAAAACAGAAAAATCTATATTTTATAGGGGAATGCCTTAATATTACCGGTGAGTTAGGTGGTTTCAATTTTCAAGTATCTTTTAGTGAAGCCATAAGGTGTGCTAGGAATATATAA
- a CDS encoding 3-methyladenine DNA glycosylase: MTSIDNSYDLLLFLKKQDLIEEHLEYWWPNNNDFEILIGAILTQNTKWVNVEKSLGNLKKLDLLSLEALSQADLPLLIEAITPSGFKNQKSVRLIKLAKNILEEFSSFENFKENVTRDWLLSQKGIGQETADAILCYSCHQEYMVIDSYTNRLLKRFGYEFDSYCDIQTWIVYGINENYDKIAKLYGYEISLNKLYARFHGKIVEFMKRNPKG; encoded by the coding sequence TTGACTAGTATTGACAACTCCTATGATTTATTGCTTTTTTTAAAGAAGCAAGATTTAATAGAGGAACATTTAGAGTATTGGTGGCCAAATAATAATGACTTTGAAATATTAATTGGCGCAATACTTACTCAAAATACTAAATGGGTAAATGTAGAAAAGTCCTTAGGAAATTTAAAAAAGCTTGATTTATTGTCTTTAGAAGCTTTAAGTCAAGCCGATTTACCTTTACTTATTGAAGCAATTACTCCAAGTGGTTTTAAAAACCAAAAATCAGTAAGACTTATAAAACTAGCAAAAAATATTTTAGAAGAGTTTAGCTCTTTTGAAAATTTTAAAGAAAATGTAACAAGAGATTGGCTTCTATCTCAAAAAGGTATTGGGCAAGAAACTGCAGATGCGATTTTATGTTATTCATGTCATCAAGAGTACATGGTAATAGATTCATATACTAATAGATTATTAAAAAGATTTGGATATGAGTTTGACTCATATTGCGATATACAGACATGGATAGTATACGGAATTAATGAAAATTACGATAAAATAGCCAAACTTTATGGCTATGAGATTAGTTTAAACAAACTTTATGCACGGTTTCATGGCAAAATTGTCGAGTTTATGAAACGCAATCCAAAGGGTTAA
- a CDS encoding PAS domain-containing sensor histidine kinase: protein MKINFYIKLFFTFILFAAFLLTFSLFSFEKFYKKDIEDKNISTIFSSLQDTQEMFDEYKNTTNRILIDIKKSSALKTYLEDASDKFLKELVLNLKAIKPELHSFRIVDFNANENLKIYFDKYENIKEKTNLNNIKRSELFKEILSSNKNEIYQSSIYLLKKDNEIAFPLVSLQSYIVKVKGFFIILDIDIKKVFEKIQRNSIFYTYVLDEKGNFFLHENSKYNWSKYFIPSYNLKDIYANHREHILNKEDFIYDEFISKRIYISSDKYIIVIVKTNEHFTENSLDAFEDYFNSIVIVGLLLAIVLTLVLTEPIFKLNKNVIEKNKDLNISVQKSYIELNDSLKTIDKHIMSIRLDTNGTITDVSTAFCDVSGFSKGELIGHPHKILIHPDMSNETYDEIWEYIKKGNSYNFELKCMKKDASFFWSESFIEPNYDIQNTLIGFTVIRNNITNKKTIQKLYDDLNIQVNQYNTIFENVNSGIALINIEGSFQKVNKPFSDLLLYNFDELFSMSFFDLIEKDSVEFFEKLFDEALHLGSIKNIEKIFIDKNGEEVHLEISLSVLSDRKHFVLVLNSLEDKRKLQELNQNLEQKIKDEVEKSRQKDKIHQQEQIKNAKLSSIGALAAGITHEINTPLTYIKGNFEMMGYDIEDLPPSEIRERMLEDSVKINDGINRIANIVESMREISQSSNEKKESVNIYSTLITALTMAYNRSKQVCPILINEEEFNLDKIDKNRYVYKSFAQKQRLEQVWIIILNNALDELVKIESYENRLLKINLFEDESHIIVRFIDNAGGINKDIIDNIFQPFISSKEHSGMGVGLNIAKKIIEQQKGEIVAFNKNNGAVFEIKLEKEIG from the coding sequence ATGAAGATAAATTTTTATATAAAACTGTTTTTTACTTTTATTTTATTTGCAGCTTTTTTACTTACTTTTTCTTTATTTAGTTTTGAAAAATTTTATAAAAAAGATATTGAAGATAAAAATATAAGTACTATTTTTTCAAGTTTACAAGATACACAAGAAATGTTTGATGAATATAAAAATACAACAAATAGAATATTAATAGATATTAAAAAAAGTAGTGCTTTAAAAACTTACTTAGAAGATGCTAGTGATAAGTTTTTAAAAGAACTTGTTTTAAATTTAAAAGCTATAAAGCCTGAATTACATAGCTTTAGAATTGTTGATTTTAATGCAAATGAGAATTTGAAAATATATTTTGATAAATACGAGAATATAAAAGAAAAAACAAATTTAAATAATATAAAAAGAAGTGAATTGTTTAAAGAAATCTTATCTTCTAATAAAAATGAGATATATCAATCAAGTATTTATTTATTAAAAAAAGACAATGAAATAGCATTTCCTTTAGTATCTTTACAAAGTTATATAGTAAAAGTGAAAGGCTTTTTTATAATTTTAGATATTGATATCAAAAAAGTGTTTGAAAAAATACAAAGAAATTCAATCTTCTATACCTATGTTTTAGATGAAAAAGGAAATTTTTTCCTACATGAAAATAGCAAATATAATTGGTCTAAATATTTTATCCCAAGTTACAATTTAAAAGATATTTATGCTAATCATAGGGAACATATTCTAAATAAAGAAGATTTTATTTATGATGAATTTATTTCCAAAAGAATATATATCTCAAGTGATAAATACATCATAGTAATAGTAAAAACAAATGAACATTTCACAGAAAATAGTTTAGATGCTTTTGAAGATTATTTTAACTCAATAGTAATAGTTGGTCTTTTACTAGCTATAGTTTTAACATTAGTTTTAACAGAGCCAATATTTAAACTTAATAAAAATGTTATTGAAAAAAATAAAGATTTGAATATAAGCGTTCAAAAAAGCTATATAGAATTAAATGATAGTTTAAAAACAATAGATAAGCATATTATGTCCATAAGACTTGATACCAATGGGACTATTACAGATGTAAGTACTGCCTTTTGTGATGTGTCTGGTTTTTCAAAAGGCGAGTTAATAGGACATCCACACAAAATACTTATTCATCCTGATATGAGTAATGAGACTTATGATGAGATTTGGGAGTATATAAAAAAAGGAAACTCTTACAACTTTGAGCTAAAGTGTATGAAAAAAGATGCTAGCTTTTTTTGGTCAGAATCTTTTATAGAACCAAATTATGATATTCAAAATACACTTATAGGTTTTACGGTAATTAGAAATAATATTACAAATAAAAAGACAATACAGAAATTGTATGATGATTTAAATATACAAGTAAATCAATATAATACAATATTTGAAAATGTAAATAGTGGAATTGCTTTGATAAATATAGAAGGTAGTTTTCAAAAGGTAAACAAACCCTTTAGTGATTTACTTTTATATAATTTTGATGAGCTGTTTTCAATGAGTTTTTTTGATCTAATAGAAAAAGACTCAGTAGAGTTTTTTGAAAAATTATTTGATGAGGCTTTACATCTAGGCTCTATTAAAAATATAGAAAAAATATTTATAGATAAAAATGGGGAAGAAGTTCATCTTGAAATATCATTAAGTGTTTTATCTGATAGAAAGCATTTTGTTTTAGTTTTAAACTCTTTAGAAGATAAAAGAAAACTTCAAGAATTAAATCAAAACCTAGAGCAAAAGATTAAAGATGAGGTTGAAAAAAGTAGACAAAAAGATAAAATACATCAGCAAGAACAAATAAAAAATGCCAAATTAAGTTCAATTGGAGCTTTAGCTGCTGGTATTACTCATGAGATAAACACACCTTTAACTTACATAAAAGGTAATTTTGAAATGATGGGCTATGATATTGAAGACTTACCTCCTAGTGAGATAAGAGAAAGAATGCTTGAAGATAGTGTGAAAATTAATGATGGTATTAATAGAATTGCTAATATTGTTGAATCAATGAGGGAAATATCTCAAAGTTCTAATGAAAAAAAAGAGAGTGTAAATATTTACTCAACTTTAATTACAGCTCTAACAATGGCATATAATAGATCAAAACAAGTATGTCCTATTTTAATAAACGAAGAAGAATTTAATTTAGATAAAATAGATAAAAATAGATATGTTTACAAAAGCTTTGCTCAGAAGCAAAGGCTAGAGCAAGTTTGGATTATTATTTTAAATAATGCTTTAGATGAATTAGTAAAAATCGAATCTTATGAGAATAGATTATTAAAAATAAATCTTTTTGAAGATGAAAGTCATATTATAGTTAGGTTTATTGATAATGCAGGTGGTATTAACAAAGATATTATTGATAATATCTTCCAACCTTTTATATCTTCAAAAGAACATAGTGGAATGGGTGTTGGTTTAAATATAGCAAAAAAGATTATTGAACAACAAAAAGGTGAAATTGTAGCATTCAACAAAAATAATGGTGCAGTTTTTGAAATAAAATTAGAAAAAGAAATAGGATAA
- a CDS encoding response regulator: MNEKYKVLVVDDEREILSMLSRYLNRSGNFDLTTQTNPVLAIDSLSHSSYDIILLDIMMPQMNGLDALEKIMEINSNQKVIMMTAYSTLDKVLKSHKHGATHYVMKPFDSLGSLEKKVLEVLKS, from the coding sequence ATGAATGAAAAATATAAAGTTTTAGTAGTAGATGATGAAAGAGAAATTCTTTCTATGTTAAGTAGATATTTAAATAGAAGTGGAAATTTTGATCTAACAACTCAAACTAATCCAGTACTTGCAATAGATAGTTTAAGTCACAGCTCTTATGATATTATTTTACTTGATATTATGATGCCTCAAATGAATGGTTTAGATGCTTTAGAAAAAATTATGGAAATAAATAGCAATCAAAAAGTTATTATGATGACTGCTTACTCAACACTAGATAAGGTTTTAAAATCTCATAAACATGGAGCAACTCATTATGTAATGAAACCTTTTGATTCATTAGGTTCTTTAGAGAAAAAAGTCTTAGAAGTTTTAAAGTCATAA
- a CDS encoding methyl-accepting chemotaxis protein, translated as MFFGNKKLENEVVSLKTEIEELKAQLAQKDKDLEQLNLQLNNNPYEEDLNKCKKQLELFKETAMLSQEEGLVVFSPSDEVYFVNNIAKANISDYSVVLNAVKSNSDRLIMDDCEASVLIKDFHGYKIASLRKTSIHDNKEGGLLERHNKNMTNSLTSTQVTYMSLLEDLQGMIKESRDTASGSTKGLNLTTKIVEDTQYLREEIQKENDIVNSLVSKSKDISEVITLIQEIAFQTNILSLNAAVEAATAGEAGKGFAVVAQEVRNLASRSADAATQIKNVVDSIQADTAKIKNSSEVVGKGVVETKERVDTLSELMVSFQKNSNRSVYEVESISNKIFINLAKLDHVIYKNNLYQLIFGGEHSFKAVDHHNCRLGKWYDTGLGKEEFSFVPSYRHLEKYHAVVHDEANLLAKECSGHSVSCSKQLIEDKIELVENASENVFIYLDKILEEKSEAIMKEAAKKLFD; from the coding sequence ATGTTTTTTGGAAATAAGAAATTAGAAAATGAAGTAGTATCTCTTAAAACTGAGATAGAAGAACTAAAGGCACAGCTTGCTCAAAAAGATAAAGACCTTGAGCAGTTGAATCTACAACTAAATAATAATCCCTATGAAGAAGATCTTAACAAATGTAAAAAACAACTAGAGCTTTTTAAAGAAACAGCAATGCTTTCTCAAGAAGAAGGTTTAGTAGTATTCTCACCTTCTGATGAAGTTTATTTTGTAAATAATATAGCAAAAGCAAATATAAGTGATTATTCTGTTGTCTTAAATGCCGTAAAAAGTAATAGTGATAGATTAATCATGGATGATTGTGAGGCAAGTGTTCTTATAAAAGATTTCCATGGGTACAAAATAGCATCATTGAGAAAAACTTCTATTCATGATAATAAAGAGGGTGGATTATTAGAAAGACATAATAAAAATATGACTAACTCTTTAACTTCAACACAGGTTACTTATATGTCTCTTCTTGAAGATTTACAAGGAATGATTAAAGAGTCAAGAGATACAGCAAGTGGTTCAACAAAAGGTTTAAATTTAACTACTAAAATTGTAGAAGATACACAATATCTAAGAGAAGAAATCCAAAAAGAAAATGATATAGTAAACTCACTAGTTTCTAAAAGTAAAGATATCTCAGAGGTAATTACTTTAATTCAAGAAATAGCTTTCCAGACAAATATTCTTTCATTAAATGCAGCAGTAGAAGCTGCAACTGCTGGTGAAGCAGGAAAAGGCTTTGCTGTAGTTGCGCAAGAGGTTAGAAACCTTGCAAGTAGAAGTGCTGATGCAGCAACGCAAATTAAAAATGTAGTTGATTCAATTCAAGCTGATACTGCAAAAATCAAAAATAGTTCAGAAGTTGTAGGAAAAGGTGTAGTTGAAACAAAAGAGAGAGTGGATACACTAAGTGAACTTATGGTTTCATTCCAAAAAAATTCAAATAGATCAGTATATGAAGTAGAGAGTATTTCAAATAAAATCTTCATTAATCTTGCAAAATTAGACCATGTTATCTATAAAAACAATCTGTACCAACTAATCTTTGGAGGTGAGCATAGCTTTAAAGCAGTTGACCACCATAACTGTAGACTTGGTAAGTGGTATGATACAGGACTTGGTAAGGAAGAGTTTAGTTTTGTTCCATCATACAGACATTTAGAAAAATACCATGCTGTTGTACATGATGAAGCTAATTTACTTGCTAAAGAGTGTTCAGGTCATTCTGTGTCTTGTTCTAAACAATTAATTGAAGATAAAATTGAATTAGTTGAAAATGCGAGTGAAAATGTATTTATCTATTTAGATAAGATTTTAGAAGAGAAAAGTGAAGCAATAATGAAAGAAGCAGCTAAAAAGCTTTTTGATTAA
- a CDS encoding YdgA family protein, which produces MKKIALLIVVFILLALAPFGVKSIIDEQVQKQTIVLEKKGVKIEVLNSKGYIKTQREFELTIKDEVKFKKFLKASFIEKYPTYEGLIDSLIKKDSKAFDEFLRGIVFKGSINNSNINYNSDINVNIYLYKFSDKIMKKLNENKDKNQEILSFLEKKALAFDLVLSNDASLKKLTLQDIDENIVSKNSRGQTSNNDLKILSFFINNYSQKDLLKAKINLDKFLIKTLTSNKESILDLNSLVYDFTYLNEYINSSNLKLENFLFSVNDINLGVNGVELKSKGEVRSGLYQTKVDLKTNSIEFSSRKDNLSIESILFNVKLNDILYDKLKALNTAYINIELITLDNSLSENEKKLKLASAIDNLALNIDEVLNNGAGLKANLDVKDLKQTNVSFKNIDLNVDLFLNKNTLSFKTLNKKEFLSNVDGNIVLVLPKDDFTNFVKLVNPTFGMLLSVYAKEQENDILFDVKINKGVITINDKKLN; this is translated from the coding sequence ATGAAAAAAATTGCATTATTGATAGTTGTATTTATATTATTAGCATTAGCACCATTTGGTGTGAAAAGTATAATTGATGAGCAAGTACAAAAACAGACAATTGTACTAGAAAAAAAGGGTGTAAAGATTGAAGTTTTAAACTCAAAAGGTTATATCAAAACACAAAGAGAATTTGAATTAACAATAAAAGATGAAGTTAAGTTTAAAAAGTTTTTAAAAGCCTCTTTTATTGAGAAGTACCCAACATATGAAGGATTAATAGATTCTTTAATAAAAAAAGATAGTAAAGCATTTGATGAGTTTTTAAGAGGTATTGTTTTTAAAGGAAGTATTAATAACTCAAATATTAACTACAATAGCGACATAAATGTAAATATATATCTTTATAAGTTCTCAGATAAAATCATGAAAAAGCTAAATGAAAACAAAGATAAAAACCAAGAGATTTTATCTTTTTTAGAAAAAAAAGCCTTAGCTTTTGATCTTGTATTAAGTAATGATGCATCTCTTAAAAAACTTACTTTACAAGATATAGATGAAAACATAGTTTCTAAAAATAGTAGAGGTCAAACATCAAATAATGATTTAAAAATCTTATCTTTTTTTATAAATAATTATTCTCAAAAAGATTTATTAAAAGCTAAAATTAATCTTGACAAATTTTTAATAAAAACACTTACTTCAAATAAAGAATCGATCCTTGATTTAAACTCTTTAGTATATGACTTTACTTATCTAAATGAATATATTAATAGCTCAAATTTAAAATTGGAAAATTTTTTATTTTCTGTTAATGATATAAACTTAGGTGTAAATGGAGTTGAATTAAAATCAAAAGGTGAAGTAAGAAGTGGTTTATATCAAACTAAAGTAGATTTAAAAACTAACAGTATTGAATTTTCATCAAGAAAAGATAATTTATCAATTGAATCAATACTATTTAATGTAAAACTTAATGATATTTTATATGATAAATTAAAAGCTTTAAATACTGCGTATATAAATATAGAATTAATTACTTTAGATAATAGTTTAAGTGAAAATGAAAAGAAATTAAAATTAGCTTCTGCAATTGATAATTTAGCACTAAATATTGATGAGGTTTTAAATAATGGAGCAGGACTAAAAGCAAACCTTGATGTAAAAGATTTAAAACAGACAAATGTATCCTTTAAAAATATAGACTTAAATGTAGACTTATTTCTAAATAAAAACACTCTTTCTTTTAAAACTTTAAATAAAAAAGAGTTTTTGTCAAATGTTGATGGAAATATAGTTTTAGTTTTACCAAAAGATGATTTTACAAACTTTGTAAAACTAGTTAATCCTACTTTTGGAATGCTTTTAAGTGTTTATGCAAAAGAGCAAGAAAATGATATTTTATTTGATGTGAAAATAAATAAGGGTGTAATTACAATAAACGATAAAAAGCTAAACTAA
- a CDS encoding PAS domain S-box protein, giving the protein MINKNLLFRLLIGFIAISILTIIVIENKKEESLNNTLLLEKEKLKNSYKNTLDIFYEKANLIFYNNLYDKQINTLFINAQKEKLYEYLKDDFFFLKSKGLKQLSFYTKDNKKLLSMNKFLSSSFLLNKEEVKKEHIKIKVLDEDSVLSFTKPIFDKDLKFMGTIQLEFSLNSLIKNIMQNIEFNSFFLLENKSVNSKIYKTFILNKNFVIRNDNFTKKRFEEDILLNIKNHSTDDIKIQMKNNRAFSFLYKNKGVLNPVFFIPIIKESNRNIYLFSYLNKKESLYNQIEINYNLFLLFVIFLYVLLVLFLYKFLSANKSKNSLEKKHKDFLDAIDKYVVMVETDTKGIITNVTQAFCEICGYTKEELISKNINVLRHPDVSPKFFEALWKQLKENHKWEGEIKNLNKFANSYWVKGTITAKYNSNNEVIGYMSIRVNTTDSKQLKKINSLLKEDLSNRLNEIKMKDKNLLDSTKVALMSKVLDAVAHQWKTPISNISINLSSLKAKVSASRIKKDEIFTLSENIEQELKSLSLSLNEFKSYFIKTSDNDKYDINEVIKEAVSSVKNDINTLNATVSLNSKENILCYGVHNEFKHIIVNIIKNSLKEIASEKIKNPTIDISVIKDKDEILIKYCDNLEKKNRAIKNIFEEENSQNIKEEDMLIYITKLLIEKAGAKVWFEQNNEGLSLYIKLVSKDRRKMIR; this is encoded by the coding sequence ATGATTAATAAAAACCTATTATTTAGGTTATTAATAGGTTTTATTGCAATTTCTATACTTACTATAATTGTAATTGAAAATAAAAAAGAAGAGAGTTTAAACAACACTCTTCTTTTAGAAAAAGAAAAACTCAAAAATTCTTATAAAAATACCTTAGATATATTTTACGAAAAAGCAAATTTAATTTTTTATAATAACTTATATGATAAACAAATTAATACACTTTTTATTAATGCCCAAAAAGAAAAACTTTATGAATATTTAAAAGATGATTTCTTTTTCTTAAAATCAAAAGGCTTAAAACAACTTAGTTTTTATACAAAAGATAATAAAAAACTATTAAGTATGAATAAGTTTTTAAGTAGTAGTTTTTTATTAAATAAAGAAGAAGTTAAAAAAGAACATATAAAGATTAAGGTATTAGATGAAGATAGTGTTTTAAGTTTTACTAAACCAATTTTTGATAAAGATTTAAAGTTTATGGGAACTATTCAATTAGAATTTTCCCTTAATAGTCTAATTAAAAATATTATGCAAAACATAGAGTTTAATAGTTTTTTTCTTTTAGAAAATAAAAGTGTAAATTCAAAAATTTACAAAACTTTTATTTTAAACAAAAATTTTGTAATTAGAAACGATAATTTTACTAAAAAAAGATTTGAAGAAGATATTCTTCTTAATATAAAAAATCACTCTACAGACGATATAAAAATACAAATGAAAAATAATAGAGCCTTTAGTTTTTTATATAAAAACAAAGGCGTTTTAAATCCTGTATTTTTCATACCTATAATTAAAGAATCAAATAGAAATATTTATCTTTTTTCATACTTAAATAAAAAAGAGTCTTTATATAATCAAATAGAAATAAATTATAATTTATTTCTATTATTTGTAATTTTCTTATATGTCTTACTTGTACTTTTTTTATATAAGTTTTTAAGTGCTAATAAAAGTAAAAATAGTTTAGAAAAAAAACACAAAGACTTCTTAGATGCAATTGATAAATATGTAGTTATGGTAGAAACTGATACTAAGGGTATTATAACTAATGTAACACAAGCGTTTTGTGAGATATGCGGATATACAAAAGAAGAGCTTATTTCAAAAAATATAAATGTATTAAGGCACCCTGATGTTTCTCCTAAATTTTTTGAAGCTTTATGGAAGCAGTTAAAAGAGAATCATAAATGGGAAGGTGAAATAAAAAATTTAAATAAGTTTGCAAATTCATATTGGGTCAAAGGCACTATTACTGCAAAATATAATAGCAATAATGAAGTAATAGGATATATGTCTATTCGAGTAAACACAACTGATTCAAAACAACTAAAGAAAATAAATAGCTTATTAAAAGAAGATTTATCAAATAGATTAAATGAAATAAAAATGAAAGATAAAAACCTTCTTGATAGTACAAAAGTTGCATTAATGAGTAAGGTTTTAGATGCAGTAGCCCATCAATGGAAAACACCAATTTCAAATATTTCAATAAACTTATCAAGCTTAAAAGCAAAGGTAAGTGCTTCAAGAATAAAAAAAGATGAGATTTTTACTTTAAGTGAAAATATTGAGCAAGAATTAAAGTCTTTATCTTTAAGTTTAAATGAGTTTAAATCATATTTTATAAAAACAAGTGATAATGATAAATATGATATTAACGAAGTTATAAAAGAAGCAGTTTCATCAGTAAAAAATGATATAAATACTTTAAATGCGACAGTTTCTCTAAACTCTAAAGAAAATATTTTATGTTATGGAGTTCATAATGAGTTTAAACATATTATTGTAAATATAATAAAAAACTCTTTGAAAGAAATAGCAAGTGAAAAAATCAAAAATCCTACTATTGATATTTCAGTTATTAAGGATAAAGATGAAATATTAATTAAATATTGTGATAATTTAGAGAAAAAAAACAGAGCTATAAAAAACATATTTGAAGAAGAAAATAGTCAAAATATCAAAGAAGAAGATATGCTTATTTATATTACAAAACTTCTAATTGAAAAAGCAGGGGCAAAAGTTTGGTTTGAGCAAAATAATGAAGGTTTATCTTTATATATAAAACTTGTATCAAAAGATAGAAGAAAGATGATAAGGTAA
- a CDS encoding TIGR00282 family metallophosphoesterase — protein MRLAFIGDIVGRPGRKIIKENLAKIREEYNIDFVIANAENASHGFGLTIKNCDELLKSGIDVITGGNHTFDKKKDMMVLLETQAVLRPDNYPEGVTGSGLRIFEVKKDEEETEKLAVVNLMGQFAMPTVENPFNWAKKLVVQLHEDGIKNIFIDFHGEATSEKRVMLMMFKNQVSAIAGTHTHVGTDDLQIMENTAYITDIGLTGCRDNVIGMDAHVPIQKACTGIGGHFEVPNNCKSILQMMVIDIEEGKAKDAFKIKKLCNQNEHIITKAMID, from the coding sequence TTGAGATTAGCATTTATAGGTGATATAGTAGGTAGACCTGGAAGAAAGATAATAAAAGAGAACTTAGCAAAGATAAGAGAAGAGTATAATATTGATTTTGTAATTGCAAATGCAGAAAATGCAAGTCATGGTTTTGGTTTAACTATCAAAAACTGTGACGAGCTACTTAAATCTGGAATTGATGTAATAACTGGTGGAAACCATACTTTTGATAAGAAAAAAGATATGATGGTTCTACTTGAAACACAAGCTGTCTTAAGACCAGATAACTACCCTGAAGGAGTTACAGGTTCAGGTCTTAGGATTTTTGAAGTTAAAAAAGATGAAGAAGAAACTGAAAAATTAGCTGTTGTAAACTTAATGGGACAGTTTGCAATGCCAACTGTTGAGAATCCATTTAACTGGGCAAAGAAATTAGTAGTACAACTTCATGAAGATGGAATTAAAAATATTTTTATTGATTTTCATGGGGAAGCTACTAGTGAAAAAAGAGTTATGCTTATGATGTTTAAAAACCAAGTAAGTGCAATAGCTGGAACTCACACTCATGTTGGAACTGATGACTTACAGATTATGGAAAATACTGCATATATTACAGATATTGGACTTACTGGATGTAGAGACAATGTAATTGGTATGGATGCACATGTTCCCATTCAAAAGGCTTGTACTGGAATTGGTGGACATTTTGAAGTTCCAAATAATTGTAAATCAATTTTACAAATGATGGTTATTGATATTGAAGAGGGTAAAGCAAAAGACGCTTTTAAAATCAAAAAACTTTGTAATCAAAATGAACATATTATTACTAAGGCAATGATTGACTAG